In the Cylindrospermopsis raciborskii Cr2010 genome, GGTTGCTTCATCAACGATGTAATTTTGCACTCTCATTTCTCATCTGAGGAAACCGCACTTACTCTTCTAGAACAAGTCCAACAAACCCTCATAGAAGCAATCAACAATAAAGAAATTGCCTCTCGAACAGTCATTGACACTATCACCAGTAAACAACCACTGAATATCTCTGCATCCCTAACTATGTTACCCCCACAAAATTGGCATAACCGGATGTTGGATTTTGAATTTGTATCGATTAAGCGTGATCTGAGTTTATGGGATGAAGAAATTCCTTTAGAAATTTATGTTTCTTCACCTTCAGTAAATAATCCCACCATTGAAATTAAAGTTTTTTACAGCACGGAGCTATTTACAAATGATACTATAGAGTTTATGTTTACTTATTACCAAGAAATTCTCCAAAAAATTGTGCAAAATCCAAACAGACCAATTACCCAATTTGGATAATTACAATTCCATGCCTGTTTTAACTGCCAAATTACCTTGCTAACTGAAAATATTGAAATAAGTAGGGAGGCACAATTATTTGTATTTGTAGGATGGGTCTCGTTCCTCGACCCGTGCGGGCGTTGGGTTTCATACTTCAACCCAACCTACGTTCATCTTATATTTAATTTCACCCACCCACTTATACAGTCATAACTGTTACTATGTTAGATAACGACCCAACAGAATTAAAACAAAAACCCAGTTTTGCATCATCTTTATTTAAGTGGACTGGGGACCGTTCCAATCAGCAAGCAGAGAAAGCTCCCAGCATGAGCGTTTTTGTCCTCATCTGGATTGGCCAAGTATTATCTCTGGTTGGCTCTCGCATGACCAGTTTTGCTTTAAGTATTTGGCTTTACCAACATACTAATTCAGCCACCCAATTCACCCTCCTAATTCTATCAACGACTTTACCTACGATTATTATCTCTCCCATTGCAGGAGTAGTTGTTGACCGCTTTCCCCGACGCTGGATTATGATTATTAGTGACTTCTGTGCTGGTTTATGTACCTTAACTATTGCTTGGTTATTTATGAATAACCAGCTAGAAGTGTGGACTCTGTGCCTAATTAGCGCCTTTAATGCTAGTTTTAGTGCATTTCAAGCCCTCGCTTATTCTTCAGCTACCACATTATTAGTCCCAAAAGAACAACTGGGTCGCGCCAGTTCCATGACCCAAATTAGATTAGCTGTTGCAGAAATTCTCTCACCAGTGGTAGCAACTGTACTCTTAGTGAGCGTTGAAATTCCCGGAGTGGTTCTCATTGATTTATGTACTTTGTGTTTTGCCTTGCTTTGCTTATTGGTCGTGAATTTCCCCGAAGTTAAAACCAAAGAAACTGAAACCGAGGAAGCTGGTTTATTCTCTTCATTCTGGCAAGAATTATCCTTTGGATGGTATTATTTTATCGAGAGACCTGGACTAATTGGCCTAGTCTTTCTTATTGCAATCGCCAACTTTCTTATTGGTGGTGCTGAAGCTCTCACCACACCTCTAGTTCTTTCCTTTGCTTCAACAGAAGCACTAGGTACAATCTCTTCCATAGCAAGCTCTGGAATGTTAGTTAGCAGTTTTATCATCAGCATC is a window encoding:
- a CDS encoding MFS transporter, yielding MLDNDPTELKQKPSFASSLFKWTGDRSNQQAEKAPSMSVFVLIWIGQVLSLVGSRMTSFALSIWLYQHTNSATQFTLLILSTTLPTIIISPIAGVVVDRFPRRWIMIISDFCAGLCTLTIAWLFMNNQLEVWTLCLISAFNASFSAFQALAYSSATTLLVPKEQLGRASSMTQIRLAVAEILSPVVATVLLVSVEIPGVVLIDLCTLCFALLCLLVVNFPEVKTKETETEEAGLFSSFWQELSFGWYYFIERPGLIGLVFLIAIANFLIGGAEALTTPLVLSFASTEALGTISSIASSGMLVSSFIISIWGGPKRQINLIFTSMFFLGIFYIVAGLRPNPILFTISDFFIFLMVPIVNGAIQVIYQKKVAPEVQGKVFAFRIAVTQGFLPLSFLLAGPLADQLFEPFMQADGPAANTIGQIIGIGHGRGIGLMFVIMGLFSILFTFICYFYPRLRLVEDELPDTRLG